Part of the Pelodiscus sinensis isolate JC-2024 chromosome 15, ASM4963464v1, whole genome shotgun sequence genome is shown below.
CACTTGAAATGACCAAAAAAACGAacccttttaaataaataaataaataaataaataaataaataaataaataaataaataaatatcagttAGTCAAGCATAACCGAGTGAAGTTTTATTTCAGGTTGAATCTACATGGAGCAGTGGACATTTGAAAAGCTTTTCACTTCAGAAAGCACTAATCAAATTTTTCTTGTGCAGATTTaaacagagagagaaattaaacacagtggttgtgtctagaccggccagtttttccggaaaatcagccgcttttctggaaaaacttgccagttgtctacactggccatttgaatttccgcaaaagcactgacgatctcatgtaagattgtcagtgtttttgtggaaatactatgctgctcccgttcgggcaaaagtccttttgcgcaaaacttttgcacaaaagggccagtgtagacagcccagatttattttcctcaaaaaagccccgatcgcgaaaatggcgattggggcttttttgcggaaaagcgtccgtgccaatatagacgctctgttctgaaaatgcttttaacggaaaacttttccattaaaagcatttccggaatatcatgccagtctagatgtagccagtatgATTTTCTCATGTCATTGCAGTTTGATCTAAAATACAAAAGCAACAAACTTCTTTCATTTCTGATATAAAGAGAATGTAGGCTTAAAAGCTCAAAAGTGGTCTTAAAAATGGACTGTAGTCTTTTCTTCAATGCATGATCACAAGTGTGTATAATACTCAATTTTAAATTCTGATTTACTGAATTTGGATTTTGTTATGTTTGGTGCCATTCTAATTACTTTGGTAAGTTCTAACAAGCAAACACTCTTAAGTTTTCTTTCATATGCCATCACATGAAGTTAATATTGACACAACAAAGTCTACTAACCTTGCTTTACCATAAAATGGACCACCTCATTCTCTTTGCTTGGCATGCTAATTGATGAAATGAGGGAAAATACATTCTGCTGGTAAATTGGAAGCAGAACCTGGAGAGAGGGTGAGGAAGCACATGCATAGAGAATCAGTAACTTGGACATCAGTCCATTTTACATGCAATTATAGCATTTAACTAAAAAGACCCAACACATTAAAACAAAGCTCTGGATGTTAGAATCAAAGACAGATTAACATCAGAATCATTCTTACAAACTCTCCCATTCTTAAATTATTCAGGTTTATCTAATATAAAACCTGGATCTGAATGAACCTTGGTTTCATAAAAGGAAAACTTGGCTGCTgctaggaaaaacaaacaaacaaaaaacaaagagagAGGCTTCTGTTTGCCTACTAGAGAATGAAGCAAAAATCAAAACCTTCTCTCTGAGCTCTCCAGATTACTGAGGTTTGGAAAAATCAGAATCCAGTACCCACGTAAAGAGACTATGCAAAACCAGAGAAGAATTTCTTTTGGTCCATGTTTAGTGTGCAGCTTTCTGCAAACCTAGCATAAAAAGAAAATAGGAAAGAGCTCACTGCATGGAAAGGAGCACATGTATCTCTCTAGGTCTCGGACACTAACACTGGAACCAAGTAAGGCATTCCAGGTAACTTCACATGCAAGTTATTTCTTCCAAATGGAGATATATTCAGACTTTGACTATAATATTCTAAGTACCTCTTTAGTCTTCTGCATGACTTGTCCAATATTTTCAGTGACAGCCTTCATTACAAAGTACCGAACATCATCATACTCTAGGTATTCTTGGAAACGTGAAATCAGGAGTGAAGAGTCCTCTTCACAAGGGATTAAGTTCTCCACAACTAACTAGCAAGGAGTTTTGGAAAAGAAACCAGAAAGTCAATACACATTATATACTAACAGTAAAAGATATTTTTGTAGCCAAGAGGTACTCCAGACCTCTGTTATATCAGAAAGTCAGCATCCAATTATCAACAGAGCGATGTCCAAGTTTCGTACATGACACAGAACAGTTGACAGCAACAACTTTAAAATTCTGCCACTCACTTTTAAAAACTCACAAGGGAAAATGAAACTCCCCTTCCATTCTGCTTTGACCAAAGGGTATTTCCCTTCCAACTCAACAAACTTCATAAGTGTTAAGAGTGACAATTCCTTTAAAGGAGacaaaagaaagattaaaaaagcaATATACATTACTTCTTAAAGATGTCACTCTCATTAGGATATGATAATAGGAGAACAACAGAGGTCTGAGCTATATAACAAAGCCTGAGATTGTGGGTTCGAGCCacacctcctgctccccaaagGCAGGAGCATCAGCACCATCCTCCTGCTAATGGGGAGAAAAAGTCCCCAAGGGAATGGCAGAGCACAGACACATTgcctggaggcttcccctgctACTTCCCCATCCTTTCATGTTCACATttgagggaggaaggcaggagtctTTATGGAGCAGGAAGAATGTGCTACAACACAAACAATTAGTTTACTAGGCAGCACAGAAATTGTTGCAGGGCTTCATATTGCTTACACGTCTCATCCAAAAAACAGCACTTCCAGCAGCATAGTGCCCCTCTTCCATCCGCCACATTGGGATGCGGATTCAAGATTCATTTGGAGAATCACCCACTGAAGTAAATATTTTCCCTCGTGTTCACCTCAAAAACTTCCCAACTACATACTGTCCCACCCTTGCTTGCTAACAGCTTACCTTGACCTGAAAAGACTCATGGCTCATCAGCTCCACCAAACAGTTGACACAACTATTATAACGATGCCTCATCCATATTTTGTACTTATCTTCTGCACTGTAATTATCTGAAGGGCAAAATACAAAGAGAGAGGCTTCTGAACATTGAAAGACAAAATGAAATGGAGCAAATTGTGTAAGTTGGTGTTGTTTCTGATAGTCCTGATCACCGAGGGAAGCAATCTAAGGGTTACAGCTGGTAACAGCATTATGAGGCTCATCCCATCATCTATTTAGAAACTAACTCAATATGTGTGCTTGGGCAAGTTACCACAACTGCTCTAGGCCTAGAATCTATCATTTGTAAAACACGAAACTCTGGCATCTTCCATCTGAGGATTTCAAAATGAATTAATGTTAAGCCTCAGTCTACACTGTCATATAAAGAAGACTTAGCCCCATTTAGTGAGCAAGCTACAGTGTAGgtaggggaagtgacttgcccaagattgcacaggaaagtctgtggcagagccacaaACAGAACCCACTTCTCCTAACACCTAGTTCAAAGTCATGTGCTTTTGCTACAAGTGCATCCTTTTCAAATGGTGACAAAGACTTAGGACTTATACTTTACTGATACCTAGTACTGATTTCACAATGATTTAGTTACGTTAGTGCTGATACCTATGTAGTAGGACTGCATCCACTCTAGGGGAATGCACTGGATTCATGACATTTCTAAGACTGGTCTAGGCAATGCTACATTAAATCAGGCATGTGAAAAATGCCACTTTTCTGACCTTCACAGTTCTGCTGATCAAATCTGTGTTGACATAGCTAGCATCGGGGAAATGGTGTTTCCTGCACTGTATGCTGCATCTACAGTCAAGTCTTGTGTACACTAGGCCAAAGACCAATTTTAGTCACATAAAGGTCCATTTTCCAGGGATTAAGCCAGGCTCTGTAATACAGATATTCCCTACTTAAACATGAAGACCCCTTTTACCATCATCAGTATTGGGAGATTTTACCCTGCTCTGATGAAAGTGCAAATTACTGAGGTTAGCACAGGATAATGTTGGGAACTTGGGCCATGCACATGTATCAAGCATGTGACCAGGGTTTTCAGAAATGCTACAGAGACCAACCAACCAGACACTGTCTTTCCTGTGAGAAAGGTATCTTCTTCCAGCAGCTGGCCTACAAACAGTTCCCCCCTCTCCAGGAGTGCTCCAAAAAGCCGACTGCAAGTTCGGATGGCGCAAAGGATTACATCCTCCTTGTCCGCCTGGGGTTGAGCAACAAGGTCAGCAAGTGCGTCCACAGGAAGAGAGAGAGGTGCTTGAAGGGGAGACAGAGACAACAGGAAACCTACCCATTAGGGCTTCTGGGGCTGACTAAACATGTCCACAAGatcgctcccttcccccacacagctGTCTGCAAAGCTACCTGCCATATCCCTGCCATCAGTGATTCCTAGTCCCACTCTCAGCCCACCTCAGTCCCCCATTCCCTTTGCCACTGACCTAACCAATATAATCAACTACCCCCAGATTTCCTCAGTTGCCCCAGCTCATACCCTCTCCCATTGCTACCGACCCCCCTTCACCACctctccccacactgctaccACGACCCCCAGTTCAGCCCCTCTCCCACTGCTAGAGACCCCCCCTTGtccacccctccccacactgctacccACCCTCTGACTCCTAGTTTAGCCGCTCCCCCATTGCTACCGAactccccttctccacccctcccTACACCACTACCCCCCCCGATCCCCAGTTCAGCCCCTCCGGCACGGCCGGACCCCCTGACCTGCAATAGCTCCAGGATCTCAAAGACGCGGTTGGCGCCGCCCCGGCTCTGCAGCACCGACTCCAGGCTGGCTGCCAGCGCGGCGGCCGCATTGTGCCCAGAGAGCGCCATGTCGGGCCGTCCCACGTGTGTCGATGGGCGGAGCAGCAGCAAGCCACGgcagctggggcgggggagcgccgcCCGGAAGCCGAAACTTAGGCAGGGCCGCGCAGATCCCGCGCCCCTGTGCACTCCCCCATTCCCCTTGGACTCCGCACCCCACGCTTGTGCACCCTCCGCGCCTGGTGGCAGCCCCCCCATTCCCATTGTACTGCAAACCCTGCCCCGGCAGCAGCTCTAGCCACACCCCCTAGCAGCATGCTCCCTTGCATTCCGGACAGCATCTTCCACTTCCTGGCAGCCCTATCCCAGCAACAGGGTCAGCACTGCTAGTGCTTTTTGTATTTCTTATTACACTGATTTCCTTAAAAGCCCCACAACCTGGAGTCAAGTAAATATGGGGTGGTTTCAACGTTGTTGGTGTTTTGTAAAGTAAGTTCCTAGGCCTGTAGCTGTGGAGAAAGCTTCAAAATGTAAACCCAAAGTAAAGGCAAATTAGAAAAAAACGGTTACTTTACCTAGtaactgttcttcaagatgtgttttTTATGTACATTCCACTAAGGTGTGTGCACCCCCTGAGCACAGGTTCTGAaagctttttacccttagcagtacctgttcagccagccagggagcccattCCCATGTATAACAGTGCAATCCCCTACTGGCCTCTCATGCCCTCAGTTCCTCCTTGCCAGACATTCCGACCAAGGGGAGATGGACaggattggaatggacataagcaataaagctcaaagaacaacagttacgagataagtaaccgttttttctttttcaagtgcttgctcgtgtccattccacttaggatTCTGACCCCGCCTCCACGGGTATTGCTTGGGAATCACCTAAGAGGAAACAGACTGCAACACTGCTCTGCCAACAGCAGCATCCTGTCTAGCCTGTTGCATAATGGTTAGTAAAAGTATGGACCGACAACCATATGGCCACTCTTCAAATGTCTAAGATCGGCACCTGCGCCAAAAATGTCGTTGAGAAGGCCTAGGCCCTGGTAGAGTGGGCTGTAAGAGGCGGGACCGATCTCCTCTTTAGGTCATAACACACCCTGATATATGCCACGATCCATGAGGACAGGCACTGAGCTGACACTGAGAGGCCCTTTGTTTTGTCTGCTATCGAGACAAAAGAGCTGAGTAGACCTACGAAACTGTCttgttctttctaaataaaaggctagagCCCTCCTAACATCTAGTGTCTGTAGTGCCGGCTTTGGATAGAAAACCGGCAGGAAAGATCTCCTGGGACATATGGAACAAGGGATACTACTTTAGGGGTGCAGATATACGGTCAATTTATCCTTAGAAAACACCATGTACGGTGGCTCGGAAGAAAGAGCCCGCAACTCAGATGATGGTGATGACTTCTGAGGTGATATCCACCAAAAAAGCCACCttccaggatgtgtgtgtgtgagagagcacaCATGTAACCAACAGCTCAAGGAGGGGCTGGCGTAAGTCCTCAAAGCACTAAGTTTAGGTCCCACTGTGGGACGGGCTGCCTAATCTGGAGGTAGAGCCTATCCAAACCTTCAGAAAACACTTGCTGATGGCATGGGTGAAGATGGagctccctcctttcccttggtGAAAGGCCGTGATGGCTGCCAGGTGTACCCTTACTAAGGAGGTGGACAACTCCTGCTGCTTGAGGTTGAGGAGGTAATCTAAGATTAGGGGAATGAGGGCTCGCATGGGGTCCCCACTTTTCTGTATGGCCATGCTGAAAACTTCCTCCACTTGCCCCGATAGGTCTTACTGGGTCAAAGCAGAGGAGCTCCCTGCCTCACAGCCATGAGATGGAGAGACTGCGGATTCAGGTGTTACACAAGGCCCTAGTTGAGCTCTTGTGTCAATAGGTCCGGGACAAGACGGAGGTCAAGGAGATCCTCCACTGATAGCGATATTAGCATGGTGTACCAGTTTTGGCGGGGCGAGGCAGGGGCTATGAGAAGAGGAAATTACTCATTGTGGTGCAGTAATGATGGCTCTTCGAGATGCGTTCCCCAGTGGGTGCTCCATTGTAGGTGTCAGGTCATCCTGGTGCCGCAGATCGGAGTTTTCACGAGCAGTGGTCAGCCGGACCGTGCATGCACGGCATGCACCTCACACCATTCGTGCCTTTTGATCTCACTTGGTCCGGCTCCCGTCAATTACTCGAGTCCGCTCCGGTGTCTTAAAGATATAACAAGAGACTCCGAAGTGGGGAAAAGGCAGGTAGTGGAGCAttcacggggacacacatctcgaagaaccattgttactccACCaaggtaacttcctcttctttaaGTAGCatcctcatgggtgctccactgtagagtACTGCTACACAGTCATCTAATATAAGGACAGCAGGTAACGGAGTCACTGCTTATTCACAGTCAAAAGCACTGCAGCTTTTACAGCGGTGTTAGTGGATAGTTTGAGAAATTGCATAATGCTTCATGAAAGTATTAGTGGATCACATTGCTGCACTACAAGTATCTTTTAGAGGAACCCCAGTAAGGAAAACTGTAGAGGTTTGCTACAACCCTGGTAGAATGGGCTGTCTGGTAATGGTTCGTTGCATATAGCATAGCACTTTTTAATGCAGATAATAAGGTTTGAAACTCATTGCAATGAGATAGGTTGACCTTTACTATGTTCTGGTAGTGAAATTAGCAGTTCTGAGTTCTTTTCAAAATAGAATGCAAGCGATCTTCTCACATCTAGTGAATGAAGCATGGTCTCATGAACGCTCCTGTGTGGCTTGGGGTAGAAAGATGGGAGTACGACTGGCTCATTTATATGGAAGTCTGAGCAGGCCTTTGGAAGAAAGGATGGGTGTGGACGTAACGTGACTTTATCGTTGCTGAAGATTGTGTATGGTGGAACCACCATCAAGGCTGGTATCTCTCCAGCTCTGCGAGCAGAAGTAATAGCTAGCAGAAATGTAACTTTAAGTATCATCATTGTAAGTGGAACAGTTGTCATCGGCTCAAAGGGAGCATGGGCTAGAGTGTCCAAAACTAGCTCCAAGTTCTACGCAGGTTGTAGTAACCTTTGCGGAGGATATAAGCTGGAGAGATCCTTCAGGAACCTATGTGTAGTAGGATGTGCAAATACCGAAGAATTGTCCACTGAGGTGTGGAATGCGGTGATAGCTGCTACATGTACTTTCAAAGATGCTAGAGCTAACCCTGTTTCTTTTAATTGTAGGATGTAGTCCAAGAAGCATGCAAAAGGTCAGTATGTTGATCCAGCTTCCTAATCGTGCACCAAGATAAGAATCTGCACCACTTCTGCGGGTAAGTGGATTGAGTGGACAGCTTTCTACTATAATAAAACATTTCTCACTTCCTCTTAACATTGGAGTTCATGTTCTTGGAACCAGTTATAAGCCAGGCTGTCAACCATAGCATGTGGGGTTGAGGATGAATTAGAATCCCACTGTGCTGAGGTAAGAGATTGGGATACGTGGGAAGGTGATAAGGTGAATGAGGAGGCATCCGATAAAGATAAGGGAACCATGTTTGCTGTGCCCAGAATGGGGCTATGAGAATCACTGCTGCGCCATCTCTGTTGATCTTCTTGAGAACCTGCAGATGAATGGGTACGAGGAAAAGCATTTAAGAGGagccatccccccacccccagtggaggAGAAAGGCATCCCCTAGAGATCCTTGACCTATGCCAACTCTGGAACAATAATGCTGGCATTTTGCATTCTTATATGAGGCAAAGAGATCTATATGTGGGTGACCCCAATGATCAAAATCGCTTGGAGGATGTGTGGATGGATCTCCCATTTGTAGTCTGGTGCAAAATGAATGCTGAGCGAGTCCGCTAACACATAATTGGCTCCTGGTAAGTAGGAAGCTGTTAGTGTAACCACATTGCagatgcaccagttccacagtCCAGTCGCCTCGGTGCACAGGAAGCCCCCTTGACGGTTTATAGAATACATTGTGGCGATGTTGTCGGTAAGTATCCTTACTGTGGTTCTTTGGATGTGCGGCAGGAAATGTTTGCATGCATTTGCAACTGCCCTGAGTTCTAGTAAGTTGATGTGCAAGGTAGATTCCTTGGTCATCCATAGATCTTGAACCATATCTCCCATATGAGCTCCCCATGTCATGAGGGAGGCATCGGTAGTTATCTGTGTGGTGAGTTGGTCTTGATGGAATGGAACGCCTGCCATAAATTTCTTAGTTGAGGCCACCACTTCAGAGATGTTATGACATCGTCAGATGGGGACACCTATCCACATATGTCCTGCTTCCTGTGAGATTAGATGGAAGCTAGCCAAAGttgaaggcaacaaaaatggagCCTTGCATGAGCAACCATGTAAGTTATAGCCACCATATGCCCCATGAGTTGAAGACAGGTAAATATTGAAACTCTGGGGCTGTCTGTGATGATAAAAACAAGGTCTTGGATTGCTTGGAATTGTTGCATTGGTAGGTACACCCTTGCTATGGTTGAATCTATATGGGCTCCAATGATGTCTAAGGTTTTTGCAGGCAGAAGTGTTGACTTCTGTATGTTGAGAACAAGGCCAAGGAATTCGAATGTGCACCTGGTTATGGATATCATGTATAGAGTATCTGTCTCTGAAGGCCCTTTTATTAGACAGTTGTTTAAATAGGGATAAATCATAACTCTTTGGCGACGTAAGTATGTCACTACGACAGTGAGCGTCTTGGAAAACACTCTAGGCACCCATGACAGGCCGAAGGGTAGGACACGGTACTGATATTGATCCGATCTGACCACAAAGTGTAGGAACTGTCTGTGTGCCAGATGTATAGTAATATGAAAGTAGGCATTTTGCAGGTTGAGAAACCAGTCCCCTAGTTCCAATGCTGGAATGATGGAAACTAGAAACACTATCTTGAAGCGTTGGTTTCACAGGTATTGTTTCAGCTTGTGAAGGTCTAAAATGGATCTCCATCCACCCGTCTTTTTTATTGTAAGAAAGCAGCGGGATTagaatcccctgccctgaaggtcTTCTGGCACCTACTCTACTGCCCCGACATCTAAGAGGCGAAGGACCTCTGTTCTGAGTAGATCCTCGTGGGAAggatccctgaaaagggacggtgATGGTGGGAAGTAGTGTCAGGAAGGGCATGATGTAGGAGATTGACATGAGACATTCGAACATGCAGAAAGCCTAATCGTCCATTCCATCTCAGAACTAAATTTTCACAAAATCTATACATTTCATCAAGTCCTCTCCTAAATGAAGTTATTTGGAGACATTTTTCAACTCATTCTAGGGTGTTTGAATTCATGTGCTTTAGATATCTTTGCTTAAATCAGTGGTaatcaaccagtagatcaggatctgccagtagatcttgggagcctctgacagatgatcctgactggtttggctgggaagctatcaagtgctggcacttcagttgcatttctgcctcccccccatcatcctgctgctcctgctctctgccatgaagctgccccttgggagcctcctgcttgcagtacagggtgtgggagagagaacgGGAGGtgatgatgtcagggtgtccctcctctctcccccactcctgtacagagagaaggggacagagggagcttggcaatgaaaAGCTTTGTTATTCTCAGTGTGTGGCTGTcattctctttcacacacactgtccttcactctcatctcctgacccaacacatacatgaggggttgttactacttttcctgcttgcaaagtgggttcttTTTAgtgtttgactggtctgtgcatttcataactttcatttctctcttatgcttaaatttaattcttggaGTAGTGAGTTATAAAATGCTGAGCCTGTCATGGCTGAGTAATTAATTATCTCTGTGGcaattgtgctcctggaggtggctggcatgtccctgcagcccctgagatgGTCAGAgcatgggtggggtgggggggtctcctTGCCTACAAACATTGCTCCTGCAGCatccattgatcaataatggagaaccATGGTCAGTGGCAGCTGTAGGGGTTGGTGCTTGTAGATTagggcagcacatggagtcaTTGCTGTACGTGCCAGCTGCTTTCGGGGGTGGTTCAGGTTTGTGGCAGGAGTGGGCCTAccttggctctgctgctccatccctgggacaGCTATCTGGCCACTTCCTGGGtgagacttgaacccacaatcctgCACAATCCTGCCCTTCTCAGGCAGGTGCCCTATGCCGCTCAAGAATCCACCCCACCTTCAGAGGTGCCCTTATCCTtctttcctaatgcaggagccagctccatctctggggcagcctgtgttggctgcccAGCCACTGCCTAGGTGGGTGGGATcaagccaccaccaccaccctgttCTCCAGAGACCAATGCCCTGTCCCTGAGTTCACCAGAGattcccaccctcccctccttcagcAGGTCCTTTTCAcaaatgcaggagccagctccatgcctagggcagcctgcattcactgtccagcccctcccagggtgGACAGGGCTCAAGCCCACGCCCCTGTGCTTCCCAGGCAAATGTcctatcccctagtccactcGGGCACCCACCCCACagtcagggcatcccttatcttGCCTAACTGATATGGGAGGTAGCTTGATCCCTGAGGCAGCCTGTCCGGCTACTCCCTGGATGGGTGGAGTGGGGGCTAGGGACTCTAGTCCACCACCCTGTGCTTCAGATGCTGATGCTCTATCCCATAGGCTACTCCAGAGCTCACTCCACCTCCTGAGGGACCCTTATCCTGTGCTGGCTGTCTGGTGGGTGGAGGGGGATGGAACTCAAACTCAccatcctgtgctccccaggcaaatggcCTATCCGCTAGTCCACCTCTCTTCtttcagcaggtcccttatcctgcctt
Proteins encoded:
- the NOC4L gene encoding nucleolar complex protein 4 homolog isoform X1; this translates as MGGLPPGAEGAQAWGAESKGNGGVHRGAGSARPCLSFGFRAALPRPSCRGLLLLRPSTHVGRPDMALSGHNAAAALAASLESVLQSRGGANRVFEILELLQADKEDVILCAIRTCSRLFGALLERGELFVGQLLEEDTFLTGKTVSDNYSAEDKYKIWMRHRYNSCVNCLVELMSHESFQVKELSLLTLMKFVELEGKYPLVKAEWKGSFIFPCEFLKLVVENLIPCEEDSSLLISRFQEYLEYDDVRYFVMKAVTENIGQVMQKTKEVLLPIYQQNVFSLISSISMPSKENEVVHFMVKQANQEEWKVLKLKEHKRAFERMWLGFLKHKLPTSLYKKVLVILHDSILPHLNEPTLMIDFLTVAYDIGGAISLLALNGLFVLIHQHNLEYPDFYKKLYSLLDPSIYHVKYRARFFHLADLFLSSSHLPAYLVAAFIKRLARLALTAPPQALLMVIPFICNLFRRHPACKVLVHRPDGPEDLSEDPYIMDEEEPSESRALESSLWELKALQSHYHPDVAQAAAVVNQSLSELEDDISELLELSAYELFDREIKKKATTVPLEFEHMKGLFGKKNDLFVEHFALE